CACTTCCGGCGGCATGTATTCCTCGTCATGCTTAGCCAGAACCTCGTCAGCCATCAGCATGCCATCCTCGTTCAATCGCCCCAGTGCAACGATGCCCTGACCTTCGCGGAACAGGTCCGGGAGTATGCCGGAATACGCTACCAGCACCTGCTTGTCGCCGTCAGTCACAGCAAACTGCACTTCAAGACTGTCCGTGGCGCGCGTCAGGCTGCCATCCACCACCATACCCCCAGCGCGTATACGCGTGCCCTCCGGCGCTTCACCGGCGGAGATCTGGCTGGGGGTATAGAACAGATTGATATTCTGCTGCAGCGCAGTCAGCGCCAGACCGACGGCAATACCCACGCCGAACACCACGAGCAATATCAGCAGCAGTTTCTTTTTACGTTGCGGGTGCATTACACCTCCTCCCGGCGCCGGCGGCGCGCTTCGACCTGCAGTAGCCGGCGATGAGCGCGCAGCGGCAGGACGACATTCAGTACCAGAACGACCAGGGTTATCAGATACGCGGACCAGACATAGGGCCCGTGACCACCCATGGCCAACCACTCGGACAATGCAGTCATGGCGATTTCTCCAGCATGTCACGCACCCAGCGAGTCTTGTTCTCGCGACGCAGAACTTCCAGGCGCATGCGCAGCAGCAGGCTGACACTGAACAGCGCATAGAAACCTAGAACGCTCAGCAGCAGTGGCAGCCACATTTCCACCGGCATCGCCGGCTTTTCAGTGATCTTGAAGGTGGCGGGCTGGTGCAGGGTGTTCCACCAGTCCACCGAATACTTGATGATCGGAATATTGACCACACCGACAATCGCCAGCACTGCGGTGGCTTTAGCCGCGGTTTCGCGGTTGCTGATCGCCTGGCCCAGGGCGATGATGCCGAAGTACAGGAACAGCAGAATCAGCATCGAGGTCAGCCGCGCATCCCAGACCCAATAGGTTCCCCAGGTCGGTTTGCCCCAGATAGCGCCGGTCACCAGGGCTATCACGGTCATCCAGGCCCCAATGGGCGCCGCGCATTGCAGCGCTACATCGGCTAACTTCATACGCCAGACCAGGCCGACCACACCGGCGACGGCAAGCATCACGTAGCAGGACTGGGCAACGAAAGCCGCCGGCACGTGAATGTAGATAATTCTGAAACTGTTGCCCTGCTGATAGTCCTCAGGGGCAAAAACCAGCCCCCAGATGACCCCGACGCCCAGCAGCAGCGCGGCCGCCACGGCAAACCAGGGTAGCCAGCGGCCGCTGATATCGTAAAACCATTTGGGCGAACCCAGTTTGTGGAAAAAACGCCAACTCATTGCTCTGTTTCTCCGCTCATTCACTCACCCCGATGCGCAAACCCGCGGCAATCGCCAGCGGTGCCAGGCTCAGGCTGAGTACCGCCAGGCAGCCCAGCCATAGCGCATAGCCTGCAACCGGCAGGCCTTGCATCGCCGCTTCAACGGCCCCGGTGCCCAGAATCAGCACCGGAATGTACAGGGGCAGGATCAATAGGGCCAGTAATACCCCGCCGGTTTTCAATCCCACCGTCAACGCCGCACCGACCGCCCCTAGCAAGCTCAGTACCGGGGTGCCGAGAAACAGGCTCAGGCACAACACCGGCAGCACCGAGGGTGGCAGCGAAAGCATCAGCCCGAACAGCGGGGCCAGCAATACCAGAGCCAAGCCGCTGATCAGCCAGTGATGCAGCACCTTGACCAATACCATCAAGGCCAGCGGGTGCGCGGACAACACCCATTGCTCCAACGAGCCATCCTCGTAATCACTACGGAACATGCCGTCCAGCGACAGCAAGGTGGCCAGCAAGGCGGCAACCCAGATCACCCCCGGCGCCATGCTGCGCAACATGCCTGGCTCCGGGCCAACGGCCAGCGGAAACAGGCTGATGACAATGGCAAAAAACACCAGTGGATTGAGCAAGTCACCCGGCCTGCGCCAGGCCAGACGCCATTCACGGCAAAACAATAGCCAGACAATCTGCCGCATCAGGCCACCTGCCCCAGATCCAGAGTGCGCAACCCCGGCAGATGATCGAGACTGTGATGCGTGGTCAGAACCACCGTGCCGC
This genomic stretch from Halopseudomonas pelagia harbors:
- the ccmE gene encoding cytochrome c maturation protein CcmE, producing the protein MHPQRKKKLLLILLVVFGVGIAVGLALTALQQNINLFYTPSQISAGEAPEGTRIRAGGMVVDGSLTRATDSLEVQFAVTDGDKQVLVAYSGILPDLFREGQGIVALGRLNEDGMLMADEVLAKHDEEYMPPEVAQAMEKVNQMKRDADAASGY
- the ccmD gene encoding heme exporter protein CcmD codes for the protein MTALSEWLAMGGHGPYVWSAYLITLVVLVLNVVLPLRAHRRLLQVEARRRRREEV
- a CDS encoding heme ABC transporter permease, translated to MSWRFFHKLGSPKWFYDISGRWLPWFAVAAALLLGVGVIWGLVFAPEDYQQGNSFRIIYIHVPAAFVAQSCYVMLAVAGVVGLVWRMKLADVALQCAAPIGAWMTVIALVTGAIWGKPTWGTYWVWDARLTSMLILLFLYFGIIALGQAISNRETAAKATAVLAIVGVVNIPIIKYSVDWWNTLHQPATFKITEKPAMPVEMWLPLLLSVLGFYALFSVSLLLRMRLEVLRRENKTRWVRDMLEKSP
- the ccmB gene encoding heme exporter protein CcmB — protein: MRQIVWLLFCREWRLAWRRPGDLLNPLVFFAIVISLFPLAVGPEPGMLRSMAPGVIWVAALLATLLSLDGMFRSDYEDGSLEQWVLSAHPLALMVLVKVLHHWLISGLALVLLAPLFGLMLSLPPSVLPVLCLSLFLGTPVLSLLGAVGAALTVGLKTGGVLLALLILPLYIPVLILGTGAVEAAMQGLPVAGYALWLGCLAVLSLSLAPLAIAAGLRIGVSE